The following coding sequences are from one Lolium rigidum isolate FL_2022 chromosome 6, APGP_CSIRO_Lrig_0.1, whole genome shotgun sequence window:
- the LOC124666265 gene encoding putative D-cysteine desulfhydrase 2, mitochondrial, producing MRPAPALAGGGRTLANILSATEWMLPTPATQVHTVSVLPSHSSSPPGNFAFSNLTTAPKSSGGKGEEEGIPRFDVVRDDLLHPLANGNKARKLDALLPLLRRRGATDLITCGGCQSAHAAAVAVHCAEWGIRSHLLLRGEQLDVPTGYNLISLMFGNVTYAARSVYAHRDEMLYEHAIKVAGTNGTVLWADDIVRDDFAVDEETARENDSRRVVIVKEGAGTVQALLGVMRLVEHLSNLSSFQNDEEVHIVVDAGTGTTAVGLALGAVCLGLHWRVTAVMLADTLERYQEQEKSLISDFKGLCHEDCRDVIGADGLVHWVDRFSPRKFGKVLSGEISSCRHVAQQTGILLDPVYTLAAWEQAVDLCRGEDRGAKVVMIHTGGTLGLFGLAQRYPQHFSAANGQS from the exons aTGCGGCCAGCGCcggcgctcgccggcggcggcaggacgCTCGCGAACATTCTCTCCGCCACTGAGTGGATGCTTCCCACCCCGGCCACCCAAGTCCACACCGTCTCCGTCCTCCCCTCCCACTCATCGTCCCCTCCTGGCAACTTCGCCTTCTCCAACCTTACCACGGCGCCTAAGAGCAGCGGCGGTAAAGGGGAAGAGGAGGGGATCCCGAGGTTCGACGTGGTGCGAGAcgacctcctccaccccctcgccAACGGTAACAAGGCCCGCAAGCTCGACGCCTTGctgccgctcctccgccgccgcggcgccaCCGACTTG ATAACATGCGGGGGTTGCCAGAGCGCTCATGCGGCAGCCGTCG CGGTCCATTGTGCGGAATGGGGAATCAGGTCACACCTACTGCTGAGAGGAGAGCAGCTAGATGTCCCGACAGGCTACAATTTGATCTCCTTGATGTTTGGCAACGTGACTTATGCTGCCCGGTCAGTCTATGCACACCGAGATGAGATGCTTTATGAGCATGCCATCAAGGTTGCTGGTACCAACGGAACAGTGCTGTGGGCTGATGATATTGTCAGAGATGATTTTGCTGTGGACGAAGAGACTGCTCGTGAGAATGATTCAAGAAGAGTGGTGATTGTAAAGGAAGGGGCTGGTACTGTTCAAGCTCTTCTAG GTGTTATGCGGCTAGTGGAGCACCTCTCTAATTTGTCATCATTTCAGAATGATGAAGAAGTCCATATCGTTGTGGATGCTGGGACAGGCACAACAGCTGTTGGCTTAGCTCTTGGAGCGGTATGTTTAGG ACTTCATTGGAGGGTAACTGCTGTCATGCTTGCTGACACACTTGAAAGATATCAAGAACAGGAGAAATCCTTGATATCTGATTTTAAGGGGCTTTGCCATGAAGACTGCCGGGACGTGATCGGCGCAGATGGTCTAGTTCACTGGGTGGACCGCTTTTCACCAAGAAA ATTCGGCAAGGTGTTGAGTGGCGAAATCTCGTCGTGCCGCCACGTCGCTCAGCAGACCGGCATCCTTCTTGACCCCGTGTACACCTTGGCCGCCTGGGAGCAAGCTGTCGATCTATGCCGTGGAGAGGACAGAGGAGCGAAAGTGGTCATGATCCACACCGGCGGAACCCTCGGCCTGTTCGGGCTGGCGCAAAGGTATCCCCAGCACTTCTCCGCAGCAAACGGGCAATCTTAA
- the LOC124666269 gene encoding farnesyl pyrophosphate synthase-like isoform X1, whose product MAAEEVVAGTTATFRRVYETLKAELLRDSAFDFNEDAVRWLDAQMLDYNVLGGKLNRGLAVIESYKLLKAGSEPSEDEVFLACILGWGIEWLQAYFLVLDDVMDNSQTRRGKPCWYRLPKVGLIAINDGLILRSQISRIFKRYFYGKTYYVDLLDLFNEVEFKTTSGELLDQIITNEGKKDLSKYTTDNYRRIVEYKTAYYSFYLPVACALLLSGWNLDDYVQTTHILVEMGVYFQIQDDYLDCFGDPEVMGKIGTDIEDYKCSWLFVQALSRVNEKQKGILFENYGKSDPASVEKVKALYKELNLEMAFSQYERETYEKLTSDIEAQPNEAVQAVLNSFLHKIYRRRK is encoded by the exons ATGGCCGCGGAAGAGGTGGTGGCGGGCACGACGGCGACGTTCCGGCGCGTGTACGAAACCCTCAAGGCCGAGcttctccgggactccgccttcgacTTCAACGAGGACGCCGTCCGGTGGCTCGACGCC CAGATGTTGGACTACAACGTGCTCGGTG GAAAACTGAACCGTGGCTTGGCGGTTATTGAGAGCTATAAACTGTTGAAAGCTGGGTCTGAACCGAGCGAGGATGAAGTGTTCCTCGCTTGCATTCTTGGCTGGGGCATTGAATGG CTTCAGGCGTACTTTCTAGTTCTTGATGATGTCATGGATAATTCTCAAACCAGGCGAGGAAAGCCTTGTTGGTATAGACTACCAAAG GTTGGCCTCATTGCCATAAATGATGGACTTATCCTTCGCAGCCAAATTTCAAGGATCTTCAAGCGATACTTTTACGGAAAAACTTACTATGTTGATCTCCTAGACTTATTCAACGAG GTCGAGTTTAAGACGACTTCAGGCGAGTTGTTGGACCAAATCATAACAAATGAAGGGAAGAAAGATTTGAGCAAGTATACTACAGATAA TTACCGCCGCATTGTTGAATACAAAACAGCTTACTATTCATTTTATTTGCCG GTCGCTTGTGCACTGCTTTTGTCCGGTTGGAATTTGGATGACTATGTTCAAACAACGCACATCCTAGTTGAAATGGGTGTTTACTTCCAAATTCAG GACGATTATCTTGACTGTTTTGGTGATCCGGAAGTTATGGGCAAG ATTGGAACGGACATTGAAGACTACAAGTGCTCGTGGCTATTTGTTCAAGCACTGTCCCGCGTCAATGAGAAGCAAAAGGGCATCTTATTT GAAAATTATGGAAAATCAGATCCTGCTAGTGTCGAAAAAGTGAAGGCTCTGTATAAAGAGCTCAATCTCGAG ATGGCGTTCTCTCAGTATGAAAGGGAGACTTATGAAAAGCTGACCTCAGACATCGAGGCACAACCAAATGAAGCAGTACAAGCAGTGTTGAACTCATTTTTGCATAAGATATACAGGAGGAGGAAATAG
- the LOC124666269 gene encoding farnesyl pyrophosphate synthase-like isoform X2 yields MAAEEVVAGTTATFRRVYETLKAELLRDSAFDFNEDAVRWLDAMLDYNVLGGKLNRGLAVIESYKLLKAGSEPSEDEVFLACILGWGIEWLQAYFLVLDDVMDNSQTRRGKPCWYRLPKVGLIAINDGLILRSQISRIFKRYFYGKTYYVDLLDLFNEVEFKTTSGELLDQIITNEGKKDLSKYTTDNYRRIVEYKTAYYSFYLPVACALLLSGWNLDDYVQTTHILVEMGVYFQIQDDYLDCFGDPEVMGKIGTDIEDYKCSWLFVQALSRVNEKQKGILFENYGKSDPASVEKVKALYKELNLEMAFSQYERETYEKLTSDIEAQPNEAVQAVLNSFLHKIYRRRK; encoded by the exons ATGGCCGCGGAAGAGGTGGTGGCGGGCACGACGGCGACGTTCCGGCGCGTGTACGAAACCCTCAAGGCCGAGcttctccgggactccgccttcgacTTCAACGAGGACGCCGTCCGGTGGCTCGACGCC ATGTTGGACTACAACGTGCTCGGTG GAAAACTGAACCGTGGCTTGGCGGTTATTGAGAGCTATAAACTGTTGAAAGCTGGGTCTGAACCGAGCGAGGATGAAGTGTTCCTCGCTTGCATTCTTGGCTGGGGCATTGAATGG CTTCAGGCGTACTTTCTAGTTCTTGATGATGTCATGGATAATTCTCAAACCAGGCGAGGAAAGCCTTGTTGGTATAGACTACCAAAG GTTGGCCTCATTGCCATAAATGATGGACTTATCCTTCGCAGCCAAATTTCAAGGATCTTCAAGCGATACTTTTACGGAAAAACTTACTATGTTGATCTCCTAGACTTATTCAACGAG GTCGAGTTTAAGACGACTTCAGGCGAGTTGTTGGACCAAATCATAACAAATGAAGGGAAGAAAGATTTGAGCAAGTATACTACAGATAA TTACCGCCGCATTGTTGAATACAAAACAGCTTACTATTCATTTTATTTGCCG GTCGCTTGTGCACTGCTTTTGTCCGGTTGGAATTTGGATGACTATGTTCAAACAACGCACATCCTAGTTGAAATGGGTGTTTACTTCCAAATTCAG GACGATTATCTTGACTGTTTTGGTGATCCGGAAGTTATGGGCAAG ATTGGAACGGACATTGAAGACTACAAGTGCTCGTGGCTATTTGTTCAAGCACTGTCCCGCGTCAATGAGAAGCAAAAGGGCATCTTATTT GAAAATTATGGAAAATCAGATCCTGCTAGTGTCGAAAAAGTGAAGGCTCTGTATAAAGAGCTCAATCTCGAG ATGGCGTTCTCTCAGTATGAAAGGGAGACTTATGAAAAGCTGACCTCAGACATCGAGGCACAACCAAATGAAGCAGTACAAGCAGTGTTGAACTCATTTTTGCATAAGATATACAGGAGGAGGAAATAG
- the LOC124666268 gene encoding glycosyltransferase BC10-like: MPAAKRPSASWALPPGRRARARLCLRLAAPLSFLLLLAAFLRTQPPPAAPPPAPPFAGPAKVAFLFLARAGLPLDFLWDAFLRNGDEGRFSVYVHSAPGFVLDRATTGSRYFHGRQLARPVKVAWGEPTMVEAEKMLFAAALEDPANQRFVLLSDSCVPLYNFSYTYTYLMSSPKSIVDSFVDKTEKRYNPNMSPVIPKDKWRKGSQWIMLIRKHAELVVDDKHVLKVFRKHCKMIVTKALLGQKTNARRLGFVFRRKQILKGVAEKEHDCIPDEHYVQTIFSTKGLEDEIEKRTLTYTSWNQSTLDPKDKMTWHPTTFEYDTSSREHINAIKSIDHVNYEVEHRTEWCQCNGTSVPCFLFARKFSYGGAMHILEDGSLGLQKSAQLLVNF; encoded by the exons atgccggcggcgaagcggccGTCCGCGTCCTGGGCGCTCCCgcccggccgccgcgcgcgcgcccgcctctgcctccgcctggcggcgccgctctccttcctgctcctcctcgccgCGTTCCTCCGCACCCAgccgcccccggccgcgccgccgcccgcgccgcccttcGCGGGGCCCGCGAAGGtggccttcctcttcctcgcccGCGCCGGCCTGCCGCTCGACTTCCTCTGGGACGCCTTCCTCCGC AATGGCGACGAGGGGAGGTTCTCGGTGTACGTGCACTCGGCGCCGGGGTTCGTGCTCGACCGCGCCACCACCGGATCGCGGTACTTCCACGGGCGCCAGCTCGCCAGGCCCGTCAAG GTGGCGTGGGGCGAACCGACCATGGTCGAggcggagaagatgctgttcgccGCCGCGCTCGAGGATCCCGCCAACCAGCGCTTCGTTCTGCTCTCGGATAG TTGTGTTCCCCTGTACAACTTCAGCTACACGTATACTTACTTGATGAGCTCACCCAAAAGTATTGTAGACAG TTTCGTTGACAAGACAGAGAAGCGGTATAATCCAAACATGTCTCCAGTCATTCCAAAGGATAAATGGAGGAAGGGATCTCAG TGGATAATGCTAATCAGAAAACACGCAGAACTTGTTGTTGATGACAAGCATGTCTTGAAAGTTTTCAGGAAGCATTGTAAG ATGATAGTGACCAAGGCATTGCTTGGACAAAAAACGAATGCT AGACGATTAGGATTTGTATTTCGGCGAAAGCAAATATTG AAAGGAGTTGCCGAAAAGGAGCACGATTGTATTCCGGATGAACACTATGTGCAGACAATATTTTCT ACGAAAGGACTTGAAGATGAAATTGAAAAAAGAACTTTGACCTATACATCATGGAACCAGTCAACTTTAGATCCTAAAGATAAAATGACTTGGCATCCGACAACATTTGAGTACGACACATCAAGTCGTGAGCATATCAATGCTATAAAG AGTATCGATCATGTGAATTATGAGGTCGAACACAGAACTGAGTGGTGCCAATGCAATGGTACATCTGTTCCATGTTTTTTATTTGCTAGAAAGTTCTCTTACGGTGGAGCGATGCATATTTTGGAGGATGGTTCACTTGGTCTGCAAAAATCTGCTCAATTACTGGTTAACTTCTAA
- the LOC124660791 gene encoding phosphoethanolamine N-methyltransferase 1-like — protein MDAAAAGFAVNGGLEKMEEERKAQKKYWEEHSKDLTVEAMMLDSRAADLDKEERPEILSLLPSYEGKSVLELGAGIGRFTGELAKTAGHVLAMDFIESVIKKNESINGHYENTSFICADVTSPDLVIEDNSIDLIFSNWLLMYLSDEEVEKLVRRMVKWLKVGGHIFFRESCFHQSGDSKRKVNPTHYREPKFYTKVFKEGYAIEQSGGSSELSLVTCKCVGAYVKNKKNQNQICWLWQKVNSTEDRGFQRFLDNVQYKTSGILRYERVFGKGFVSTGGIDTTKEFVDLLDLKPGQKVLDVGCGIGGGDFYMAENYDVHVVGIDLSVNMVSFALEDAIGRKCAVEFEVADCTTKTYPDNTFDVVYSRDTILHIQDKPSLFRSFFKWLKPGGKVLISDYCRSPGKPSEEFAAYIEQRGYDLHDVEAYGQMLRDAGFHDVIAEDRTDQFLTVLQRELAEVEKNKDDFLADFGQDDYDDIVNGWNAKLQRSSAGEQRWGLFIATK, from the exons atggacgccgccgccgccggatttgCTGTCAATG GGGGcctggagaagatggaggaggagaggaaggcccAGAAGAAGTACTGGGAGGAGCACTCCAAGGACCTCACCGTCGAGGCCATGATGCTCGACTCCCGCGCCGCCGATCTCGACAAGGAGGAGCGCCCCGAG ataTTGTCTTTACTTCCTTCATATGAAGGAAAATCTGTGCTCGAGCTTGGTGCTGGAATAGGCCGCTTTACTGGAGAATTGGCTAAGACAGCTGGGCATGTCCTCGCGATGGATTTCATCGAAAGTGTGATTAAAAAG AATGAAAGCATAAATGGTCATTATGAAAATACATCCTTCATATGTGCTGATGTTACATCTCCGGATCTGGTGATTGAAGATAACTCCATCGATCTCATATTTTCAAACTGGTTACTGATGTATCTTTCAGACGAGGAG GTTGAGAAGCTAGTAAGAAGGATGGTAAAATGGTTAAAAGTTGGTGGGCATATCTTCTTCAGGGAATCATGTTTCCATCAATCTGGAGACTCGAAAAGGAAAGTGAATCCGACACATTATCGTGAACCAAAGTTTTATACTAAG GTGTTTAAAGAGGGCTATGCCATTGAACAAAGTGGGGGCTCCTCTGAACTTTCTCTAGTTACTTGCAAGTGTGTCGGAGCTTAtgtgaaaaacaagaagaatcaaAACCAA ATATGTTGGCTATGGCAAAAAGTCAATTCAACAGAAGATCGTGGATTTCAAAGATTTTTGGATAATGTGCAGTACAAAACCAGTGGAATATTACGCTATGAGCGTGTTTTTGGGAAAGGTTTCGTGAGCACTGGTGGAATTG ATACTACAAAAGAATTTGTGGACTTGCTGGATCTTAAACCTGGTCAAAAGGTGCTTGATGTTGGATGTGGAATCGGGGGTGGTGATTTTTACATGGCTGAAAACTACGATGTTCATGTTGTTGGTATTGATCTTTCTGTAAACATGGTATCATTTGCACTTGAGGATGCTATTGGGCGCAAATGTGCAGTTGAGTTTGAAGTTGCTGATTGCACCACAAAGACATACCCAGACAATACGTTTGACGTTGTGTACAGCCGTGACACTATCCTTCACATACAA GATAAACCCTCTCTGTTTAGAAGTTTCTTCAAATGGCTAAAACCTGGGGGTAAAGTCCTAATCAGTGACTACTGTAGGAGTCCAGGAAAACCGTCTGAAGAGTTTGCAGCATACATTGAGCAGAGGGGTTACGACCTGCATGATGTAGAGGCTTATGGACAG ATGCTCCGTGATGCTGGTTTCCATGATGTCATTGCTGAAGACCGCACTGATCAG TTCCTGACAGTTTTACAGAGGGAGCTAGCCGAAGTTGAAAAGAACAAAGATGATTTCTTGGCGGACTTCGGTCAG GACGACTATGACGATATTGTAAATGGATGGAACGCGAAGCTTCAGAGGAGCTCTGCTGGTGAGCAGAGGTGGGGGCTGTTcattgcaaccaagtga